The following proteins are encoded in a genomic region of Chryseobacterium cucumeris:
- the secE gene encoding preprotein translocase subunit SecE: protein MSSFVDFLKGSYNEFRHKVEWPKWADLQSSTIVVTIATVILALFTFGVDELFSKAISNIIGMLINLFN from the coding sequence ATGAGTTCATTTGTCGATTTTTTAAAAGGTTCTTATAACGAATTCAGACATAAAGTTGAATGGCCAAAATGGGCTGACCTTCAGTCTTCTACAATTGTAGTGACTATTGCGACAGTTATTCTGGCTTTATTTACCTTTGGAGTTGATGAATTGTTTTCAAAAGCAATCAGCAACATAATAGGAATGCTAATCAACTTGTTCAATTAA
- a CDS encoding efflux RND transporter permease subunit: MNKFIKNIIAFSLKNKAFTFIWVAILAISGFISFKNMPIEAFPDVTNTQIVIITQWNGRSAEEVERFVTTPIELAMSPVQKKTSVRSTTMFGLSIVKILFDDGVDDTFARNQVNNQLRTISLPDEVDPEVQPPYGPTGEIFRYTLESKTKDSRALLTLQNWVIDRALRGVPGVADINVFGGQDKVFELSIDPRALDKYNLTPLQVYDAVTKSNLNVGGDVIEKNGQAYVVRGIGLVKSVADIGNITIQNDSGNPVLVKNVAEVHESSMPRVGQAALNHHDDTVEGIVVMRKGENPREVLVSVKAKIKELNEKVLPKDVKMVTFYDRDNLMDFTTHTVMHNLIEGIVLVTVIVLIFMADWRTTLIVSIIIPLSLLFAFLCLKLAGMSANLLSLGAVDFGIIIDGAVVMVEGLFVMLDHKAHKYGTEKFNKLAKGGWIKQTGTGLGKAIFFSKLIIITSLIPIFSFQKVEGKMFSPLAFTLGFALMGALIFTLTLVPVLSHILLNKNVREKSNPFVNFWDRIVLKGFNLTFRHKKMSMIVAISFLAVTLFSGKFLGTEFLPQLNEGSLWITAEMPMSSSLKESLKTADLLKKDIMSFSEVTDVLAQTGRSNDGTDPNGFGFVQFAVNLKPREEWKRKITYDELINEIDKKLRSYQGITFNYSQPISDNVAEAVAGFKAENGIKIYGDNLETLDKLAHEVLLKIKDVQGVKDPGIIKNIGQPEVSVVLDRDKMAAYGVMPADAQAVLEMAFGGKTASEMFDGERKFPIRLRYSQEYRTNENDIAALMVPTQDGAKIPLKEISTIVKDNGAAFIYRDNIKRYIGVKFSIRDRDLGSTIADAQKKVETIELPDGYSIGWTGQFENQQRASHRLAQVVPVSILMIFFLLFILFGNMKDSLLVLANVPFALIGGIIALHITGINFGISAGVGMIALLGICIQNGVILITEFHQNVKDGMDIDTAILNGVKSRTRPVIMTALMASIGLMPAALSTGIGSESQKPLAIVIIGGLITATVLTLLIFPIIFWIFNRTRKLQSI; encoded by the coding sequence ATGAATAAATTCATAAAAAATATAATTGCTTTTTCATTAAAAAATAAAGCATTTACCTTTATCTGGGTAGCGATTTTAGCCATCTCCGGTTTTATAAGTTTTAAAAACATGCCTATTGAAGCTTTTCCGGATGTAACCAATACTCAGATTGTCATCATTACCCAATGGAATGGGCGTAGTGCAGAAGAAGTGGAACGTTTTGTTACTACTCCCATTGAATTGGCAATGAGCCCGGTTCAAAAGAAAACAAGTGTGAGAAGTACCACCATGTTTGGACTTTCTATTGTTAAAATTCTGTTTGACGACGGGGTGGACGATACTTTTGCCAGAAATCAGGTCAATAACCAGTTAAGAACCATTAGCCTTCCTGATGAGGTAGACCCTGAAGTACAGCCACCCTACGGGCCAACCGGTGAAATTTTCAGATATACGCTGGAAAGTAAAACAAAAGATTCCCGAGCGCTGCTTACCCTGCAGAATTGGGTAATAGACCGTGCTTTAAGAGGAGTTCCCGGCGTTGCGGATATCAATGTTTTCGGAGGACAGGATAAAGTTTTTGAACTGAGTATCGATCCGAGGGCATTGGATAAATACAACCTTACGCCGCTTCAGGTATATGATGCCGTCACCAAAAGTAACCTGAACGTAGGAGGAGATGTCATTGAAAAAAATGGTCAGGCTTATGTGGTAAGAGGTATCGGTTTGGTAAAATCTGTAGCGGATATTGGAAATATTACCATTCAGAATGACAGTGGGAATCCTGTTTTGGTAAAAAATGTTGCAGAAGTTCATGAAAGTTCCATGCCCAGAGTAGGACAGGCCGCTCTTAATCATCATGACGATACGGTGGAAGGAATTGTTGTTATGAGAAAAGGGGAGAACCCGCGAGAAGTTTTAGTAAGTGTGAAGGCTAAAATTAAAGAGCTTAACGAAAAAGTACTTCCGAAAGATGTTAAAATGGTGACTTTCTACGATCGTGACAATCTGATGGATTTCACTACACATACCGTAATGCATAACCTTATTGAAGGTATTGTACTGGTAACGGTTATTGTTTTGATCTTTATGGCAGACTGGAGAACCACGCTGATTGTTTCCATCATTATCCCATTATCCTTATTGTTTGCCTTTTTATGTTTAAAGCTGGCAGGGATGAGTGCGAACCTGCTTTCTTTGGGAGCCGTAGACTTCGGGATTATCATAGACGGAGCCGTCGTCATGGTGGAAGGTCTTTTCGTAATGCTGGATCATAAAGCGCATAAGTACGGGACGGAGAAGTTTAATAAACTCGCCAAGGGAGGATGGATTAAGCAAACCGGAACAGGACTGGGAAAAGCCATCTTCTTTTCAAAATTAATCATCATTACTTCCTTGATTCCTATTTTCTCATTCCAGAAAGTAGAAGGAAAAATGTTTTCTCCGTTGGCATTTACATTAGGGTTTGCATTAATGGGAGCATTGATATTTACATTAACTCTCGTTCCTGTTCTTTCGCATATCCTTTTAAATAAAAATGTAAGAGAAAAAAGCAACCCGTTTGTGAACTTCTGGGACAGAATCGTTTTGAAAGGCTTTAATTTAACATTCAGACATAAAAAGATGAGCATGATTGTAGCGATTTCCTTTCTGGCTGTTACACTGTTTTCGGGTAAATTCCTTGGAACAGAGTTCCTGCCTCAGTTGAATGAAGGTTCATTGTGGATCACAGCCGAAATGCCGATGAGCTCCTCATTAAAAGAATCTCTGAAAACAGCTGATCTTTTAAAGAAGGACATTATGAGCTTTTCAGAAGTGACAGATGTGCTTGCCCAGACGGGAAGAAGTAATGATGGAACAGATCCCAACGGATTCGGATTTGTACAGTTTGCGGTAAATCTTAAGCCAAGAGAAGAATGGAAGCGTAAAATTACTTATGATGAACTGATCAATGAAATAGACAAAAAACTCAGAAGTTATCAGGGAATTACGTTCAACTACTCCCAGCCGATTTCCGATAACGTAGCAGAAGCAGTGGCTGGTTTTAAAGCTGAAAACGGAATCAAAATCTATGGTGATAACCTGGAAACCCTTGACAAATTAGCCCACGAAGTTTTGCTTAAAATTAAAGACGTACAAGGCGTGAAGGATCCGGGAATTATTAAAAATATCGGCCAGCCGGAAGTAAGCGTGGTTTTGGACAGAGATAAAATGGCCGCTTATGGAGTGATGCCCGCAGATGCTCAGGCTGTGCTGGAAATGGCATTTGGTGGAAAAACTGCCTCTGAAATGTTTGATGGGGAAAGAAAGTTCCCGATCCGTCTTCGGTATTCTCAGGAATACAGAACCAATGAAAATGACATTGCTGCTTTGATGGTTCCTACACAGGATGGAGCAAAGATTCCTTTAAAAGAAATAAGCACCATTGTTAAAGATAACGGAGCCGCATTTATTTACAGAGACAATATCAAGCGATACATCGGGGTTAAATTCTCCATCCGTGACCGGGATTTGGGAAGTACGATTGCGGATGCACAGAAAAAAGTAGAAACGATTGAACTTCCGGACGGTTATTCAATAGGATGGACAGGTCAGTTTGAAAACCAGCAGCGTGCCTCACACAGACTGGCGCAGGTAGTACCGGTGAGTATTCTGATGATTTTCTTCCTGTTGTTTATTCTGTTCGGCAATATGAAAGATTCTCTTCTGGTATTAGCGAACGTACCTTTTGCTTTGATTGGAGGAATCATCGCTTTACATATTACCGGAATCAATTTTGGAATCTCTGCCGGAGTAGGAATGATTGCTCTTCTGGGAATTTGTATCCAGAACGGGGTAATCCTTATTACAGAATTCCACCAGAATGTTAAAGACGGAATGGATATCGATACCGCTATATTAAATGGAGTAAAATCCAGAACGAGACCTGTAATTATGACAGCATTGATGGCTTCCATAGGGCTTATGCCGGCTGCCTTGTCTACAGGAATCGGATCGGAGTCTCAGAAACCTCTTGCAATTGTCATTATCGGAGGACTGATTACAGCTACAGTGCTTACTCTGCTTATTTTCCCGATTATTTTCTGGATTTTCAACAGAACAAGAAAACTGCAATCAATTTAA
- a CDS encoding ATP-binding protein: MSLKRKIALTISIAFSLLFGMVMAVIYLSFNDFRRDEFKERFRQRLEFTSHFISKSKDFEEEAPVFFNENSDNILLNEKILIFNEKKELIYSTIKDRNVIWDSAMLKELDKKKIIYTEKTVPEIYAALRNINGENYYILTSAFDTNGKSKLGYLKYLLITAYVMSTMLIGFFSYYFVEKFLRPLEDLNKEISEVTAHKLTTQIPVEQSNDEVSVLAKSFNTMIGRLDDVFQSQKDFTASASHEIRTPITRMAFQLENLIKFEEHSPETLSSLKQIQRDVYQLSDLTNSLLLLTKFDKENIQSIYEEVRIDEVIFEAFEAVEKSYPQLKLDFLINENSFENAFLTIKGIQSLLVIVFINLFKNAAVYSDNTEVKVLITETNDNLSVEVISHGNTISEDEQTKLFEAFTRGNNAQNIAGSGLGLRIVKRILEYHDADIVYSSPADFINKFTLSFKK; the protein is encoded by the coding sequence ATGTCTTTAAAGAGAAAGATAGCCCTAACGATCAGTATCGCCTTTTCATTATTATTTGGGATGGTGATGGCAGTCATTTATTTATCGTTTAATGATTTCAGAAGAGATGAGTTTAAAGAAAGATTCAGGCAGAGGCTTGAGTTTACTTCTCATTTCATTTCAAAATCCAAAGACTTTGAAGAAGAAGCACCAGTTTTTTTCAATGAAAATTCAGATAATATCCTTTTGAATGAAAAGATTTTAATTTTCAACGAAAAAAAAGAACTCATCTACAGCACGATTAAAGACCGGAATGTCATTTGGGACAGTGCCATGCTTAAAGAGCTGGATAAAAAGAAGATTATTTATACTGAAAAAACCGTTCCAGAAATCTACGCTGCGCTCAGGAATATCAACGGTGAAAATTACTATATCCTTACAAGTGCCTTTGATACCAATGGAAAATCCAAATTAGGTTATCTTAAATATCTTTTGATAACAGCGTATGTGATGAGTACTATGCTCATCGGTTTTTTCAGTTATTATTTTGTCGAAAAATTTCTCCGACCTCTGGAAGACCTGAACAAAGAAATCTCTGAAGTTACGGCTCATAAACTCACCACGCAGATTCCGGTAGAGCAATCCAATGATGAAGTAAGCGTTCTGGCAAAATCCTTTAATACAATGATTGGAAGGCTGGATGATGTATTTCAGTCCCAAAAAGATTTTACTGCCAGTGCTTCGCATGAGATCAGAACCCCAATAACAAGAATGGCCTTTCAGCTGGAAAACCTGATTAAGTTTGAAGAACATTCTCCGGAGACATTATCATCTTTAAAGCAAATCCAGAGAGATGTATATCAACTGTCCGATCTGACCAACTCGCTTTTGCTGCTGACAAAATTTGATAAAGAAAATATCCAGAGTATTTATGAGGAAGTAAGAATTGATGAAGTTATTTTTGAAGCTTTTGAAGCTGTAGAGAAAAGTTATCCACAGCTGAAACTGGATTTTCTGATCAATGAAAATAGTTTTGAAAATGCATTCTTAACCATCAAGGGAATTCAGTCATTATTGGTGATTGTCTTTATCAACCTGTTTAAAAACGCTGCTGTGTATTCAGACAATACGGAGGTGAAAGTCCTGATTACTGAAACCAATGATAATCTTTCTGTTGAAGTAATTTCCCATGGTAACACGATTTCTGAAGATGAGCAGACTAAACTTTTTGAAGCGTTCACAAGAGGAAACAATGCACAGAATATAGCAGGCTCTGGTTTAGGTCTTAGAATTGTCAAAAGGATTCTGGAATATCATGATGCAGATATTGTATATTCTTCACCAGCAGATTTCATCAATAAGTTTACCCTAAGTTTTAAAAAATAA
- a CDS encoding response regulator transcription factor gives MNILLLEDDLILSAELCRFLESNNFNCDKIYDGETFLRQIKNSSYDLYLLDINVPKINGLDVCQTIRSFDKNTPIIIISAYGDISDKKDAFTRLADDYLVKPFQFEELLLRINSLLRRKAPSDNADQDILRVDDLIINKTEQKVYRGGNEITLTLKEFQLLVYLAEAQGRTVSKQQITEHVWEHNFNTNTNTVEVYINFLRKKIDKDFKIKLIHTRSGFGYYLSPL, from the coding sequence ATGAATATTCTTTTACTGGAAGATGATCTCATTCTGTCTGCAGAGTTGTGCAGATTTTTAGAATCAAATAATTTTAATTGTGATAAAATCTATGACGGGGAAACTTTTCTCCGCCAGATAAAAAACAGTAGTTATGATCTGTATTTACTCGATATTAATGTTCCTAAGATAAATGGACTTGATGTCTGCCAGACGATCCGCTCTTTTGACAAAAATACCCCCATCATTATCATCTCTGCTTATGGAGATATCTCCGATAAAAAAGACGCCTTCACCAGACTGGCTGATGATTATCTTGTAAAGCCATTTCAGTTTGAAGAACTTCTGCTAAGAATCAATTCGCTGTTGAGAAGAAAAGCACCTTCTGATAATGCAGATCAGGATATTCTAAGAGTTGACGACCTTATTATCAATAAAACAGAACAGAAGGTCTATCGTGGAGGAAATGAAATAACACTTACATTAAAAGAATTCCAGCTGTTGGTTTATCTTGCGGAAGCGCAGGGAAGAACGGTTTCCAAACAACAGATTACAGAACATGTATGGGAACACAATTTTAATACGAATACCAATACCGTAGAAGTTTATATCAATTTTCTGAGGAAAAAGATTGATAAAGATTTTAAAATAAAACTGATCCACACCCGTTCAGGTTTCGGATACTACCTAAGTCCATTATAA
- the nusG gene encoding transcription termination/antitermination protein NusG: MSELKWYVLKAISGQENKVKNYIETEIKRLGFEQYVTQVVIPMEKVIQIRNGKKVPKERPYYPGYLMIEADLMGEIPHVIKNIPGVISFLSLTKGGDPVPMRKSEVNRMLGRMDELSEFASDVEIPYVVGENVKVIDGPFNGFNGTVEKILEDKKKIEVSVLIFGRKTPMELSYMQVEKV, translated from the coding sequence ATGAGCGAATTGAAATGGTATGTGCTGAAAGCAATCAGCGGACAGGAAAATAAAGTGAAAAACTATATTGAGACAGAAATCAAACGTTTAGGGTTTGAGCAGTACGTTACTCAAGTGGTTATTCCTATGGAAAAGGTGATCCAGATTAGAAACGGTAAAAAAGTTCCTAAAGAGAGACCTTACTATCCTGGCTACTTGATGATTGAAGCTGACCTGATGGGAGAGATTCCTCACGTTATTAAAAATATCCCGGGAGTTATTTCTTTCTTAAGTTTAACAAAAGGGGGTGATCCTGTTCCAATGAGAAAATCAGAGGTAAACAGAATGCTTGGAAGAATGGATGAACTTTCAGAATTTGCAAGCGATGTTGAAATTCCTTATGTAGTAGGTGAAAACGTTAAAGTAATCGACGGACCTTTCAACGGATTCAATGGTACAGTTGAGAAGATTCTTGAAGACAAAAAGAAAATTGAAGTTTCTGTATTGATCTTCGGTAGAAAAACTCCAATGGAACTGAGCTACATGCAAGTAGAAAAAGTATAA
- a CDS encoding TolC family protein, with amino-acid sequence MNRIAVLCLAVSSFMAAQQQMSLLECEEAFQKNNLQLLAEQYNINMAGADILQAKIWELPQLSGQFNAYNPQDKKFFDVGHSKGAGITQLIYMGGKKKNEIAFARSNKELAQLQFSQLLVDLRYQLRSAYFNLYYEKLKLENTNRQLGYMNDLLDAYRVQSSKGNVSLKDAVRLQSIVIQLNHDKLEINKNILDFEQNLKVLTGVSEEIEPTMSETEAKEALAAQPFGNEEELKGKALENNADYRYNLKLIDNSKLYAQWQKSLNVPDVTVGAAWDQAGGTFNNEANLTLGIPLPLWKANQGNVIKANYAIQQNQKNADFQKLTLETKVQSAYKTWKAQYDQLQDVKTTDLQNMELVYNGMLNNFRKGNVNLIEFTDFMDSYRETALQIYDMKNEIMQSAEQLNQLVQTKIFY; translated from the coding sequence ATGAACAGAATTGCAGTGCTGTGCCTCGCCGTTTCCTCATTCATGGCGGCACAACAGCAGATGTCTCTTTTGGAATGCGAAGAAGCGTTTCAGAAGAACAACCTCCAGCTGCTCGCCGAACAATACAATATCAATATGGCTGGTGCGGATATTCTGCAGGCTAAAATCTGGGAATTACCTCAATTAAGCGGACAGTTCAATGCTTACAATCCGCAGGACAAAAAGTTTTTTGATGTAGGACATTCTAAGGGAGCAGGTATTACTCAATTGATTTATATGGGTGGCAAAAAGAAAAATGAAATTGCTTTTGCCAGGTCCAATAAAGAACTGGCCCAGCTTCAGTTTTCCCAATTGCTGGTAGATTTACGATATCAGCTTCGTTCTGCTTATTTCAATCTTTATTATGAAAAACTAAAACTGGAAAACACCAACAGGCAGCTGGGATATATGAATGATCTCTTAGATGCTTACCGTGTGCAGTCTTCCAAAGGAAATGTTTCTCTTAAAGATGCTGTCAGATTACAGAGCATAGTTATCCAACTCAATCATGATAAGCTGGAGATCAACAAAAATATTCTTGATTTTGAACAGAATCTGAAAGTTCTGACAGGAGTTTCAGAAGAAATAGAGCCAACGATGTCCGAAACCGAAGCTAAAGAAGCTTTGGCAGCACAGCCTTTCGGTAATGAAGAAGAGTTGAAAGGTAAAGCCCTGGAAAATAATGCAGATTACCGGTATAATCTGAAGCTTATTGATAACAGTAAGCTGTATGCACAATGGCAGAAATCACTGAATGTTCCTGATGTTACGGTAGGAGCTGCATGGGATCAGGCGGGAGGAACTTTTAATAACGAAGCTAATCTTACGCTGGGAATTCCTTTGCCTTTATGGAAAGCCAACCAGGGGAATGTGATAAAAGCAAATTATGCGATTCAACAAAACCAGAAAAATGCAGACTTTCAAAAGCTGACTCTGGAAACTAAAGTTCAGTCTGCATACAAAACCTGGAAAGCACAATATGATCAGCTGCAGGATGTGAAAACGACAGATCTTCAGAATATGGAGCTTGTTTATAACGGAATGCTGAACAATTTCAGAAAGGGAAATGTTAACCTGATTGAATTCACAGACTTTATGGACAGCTACAGGGAAACAGCCCTTCAGATCTACGATATGAAAAATGAGATCATGCAGTCGGCAGAACAACTTAATCAACTAGTGCAAACGAAAATCTTCTATTAA
- a CDS encoding efflux RND transporter periplasmic adaptor subunit has protein sequence MKTYIIPVLMVLSLIACSKKEEEKNIHTKKGFELSNTMLNSISLAKVEKRNIEDEYSFYGKISADKNSYIDVYPLVGGNVMSVNVELGDYVKKGQVLATIRSTELAEIQKDVSDAKTDLVVAKNNLRVAKELYEGKLNTERDVLEAKSQLQKAEDQLQRAAAVSTVYNVKTGNIYSVVAPISGYIVQKSINKDMQLRSDRSDNIFDVANTTNVWAIMNVNESDIDKISLGMKAQVSTLSYPDKVFDGKIDKIFKIIDPQTNAMQARVVLDNANGLLIPESKATIKVSSLESNSTLTVPSKAVIFDDNKSFVVIFKSRTDVKIREIKVLKQVGDVTYIADGLKEGEEVITNNQLLIYRSLNS, from the coding sequence ATGAAAACATATATTATTCCCGTATTGATGGTTCTTTCATTAATAGCCTGTTCAAAAAAAGAGGAAGAGAAAAATATCCACACCAAAAAAGGGTTTGAACTCAGCAATACAATGCTGAACTCTATTTCCCTGGCAAAGGTTGAAAAAAGAAATATAGAAGACGAATACAGTTTTTACGGAAAAATCTCCGCAGACAAAAACAGCTATATAGATGTATACCCGTTGGTTGGAGGAAATGTGATGAGCGTCAATGTAGAATTGGGTGACTATGTGAAAAAAGGGCAGGTACTGGCAACCATCAGAAGTACTGAGCTTGCAGAAATTCAGAAGGATGTAAGTGATGCAAAAACAGATCTGGTAGTGGCCAAAAATAACCTCCGTGTTGCAAAAGAACTCTACGAAGGAAAGCTTAATACGGAAAGAGATGTACTGGAAGCTAAAAGCCAGTTGCAAAAAGCCGAAGATCAGTTACAGAGAGCTGCCGCAGTAAGTACGGTTTATAATGTGAAAACCGGAAATATATACAGTGTGGTAGCACCTATCAGCGGTTATATTGTTCAGAAAAGTATCAATAAAGATATGCAGCTGAGAAGTGACAGAAGTGATAATATTTTTGATGTGGCCAACACCACCAATGTATGGGCCATTATGAATGTCAATGAATCTGATATTGATAAAATTAGTTTGGGAATGAAAGCTCAGGTATCTACTCTATCTTATCCGGACAAAGTTTTTGATGGGAAAATTGATAAAATTTTCAAGATTATTGACCCGCAGACCAATGCCATGCAGGCAAGAGTCGTATTGGACAATGCCAACGGACTTTTGATCCCAGAGAGTAAAGCCACGATAAAAGTTTCCAGTCTGGAAAGCAACTCTACACTTACCGTTCCCTCCAAAGCAGTGATTTTTGATGATAATAAAAGCTTCGTAGTGATTTTTAAATCCAGGACAGATGTGAAGATCAGAGAAATCAAAGTATTAAAGCAGGTTGGTGATGTCACCTATATTGCAGACGGTCTGAAAGAAGGAGAAGAAGTGATTACCAACAACCAGCTGCTGATCTACCGTTCACTGAACAGCTAG
- a CDS encoding GLPGLI family protein: protein MKITLLYISGLILTSLLFSAQNNNAVMEINYETKLISDSLNREKVKVYSSTLLCNNTESIYCSAEAKAYYKGNSTQTISTNYGNIPKYPKAVESIYKANGVINAFLPVGKYIFSFDEPKLNWEVLHQTKHIKGFKCQLAKTITDTGDTFFAWFTNDITISDGPFRFKGLSGMVLEVFNKSKTIEIYATDIKKSDEIIEPLKYYNEVKAKNKQQFLEARKNFHENPSMYNGNLKVVDANGNDKTKMMTDRLKNVNTFLD from the coding sequence ATGAAAATCACATTACTATACATATCAGGGCTTATTTTAACTTCACTATTATTTTCTGCTCAAAATAATAATGCGGTTATGGAGATTAATTATGAGACAAAATTAATTTCTGATAGCCTGAATAGAGAAAAAGTAAAGGTTTATTCATCAACTTTATTATGTAATAATACCGAATCAATTTATTGCAGTGCAGAAGCTAAAGCATACTATAAAGGAAATTCCACACAAACTATCAGTACAAATTACGGGAATATCCCTAAATATCCTAAAGCCGTAGAAAGCATTTATAAAGCCAACGGGGTTATTAATGCATTTCTACCGGTAGGAAAATATATTTTCTCATTTGATGAGCCCAAACTCAATTGGGAGGTTTTGCATCAAACTAAACATATCAAAGGTTTTAAATGTCAATTAGCAAAAACCATCACCGATACTGGAGATACTTTTTTTGCATGGTTTACAAACGATATTACTATTTCGGATGGACCATTCCGTTTCAAAGGACTCTCAGGAATGGTTCTGGAAGTTTTCAATAAGAGTAAAACAATAGAAATTTACGCAACTGATATTAAGAAATCAGACGAAATTATAGAACCTCTAAAATATTATAATGAGGTTAAAGCTAAAAATAAACAACAGTTTTTAGAAGCAAGAAAAAACTTTCACGAAAATCCATCAATGTACAATGGTAATTTGAAAGTGGTAGATGCTAATGGCAATGATAAAACTAAAATGATGACAGACCGTTTGAAAAATGTAAATACTTTCCTTGATTAA
- a CDS encoding HPF/RaiA family ribosome-associated protein: protein MKISVQSIGLTPHEPLESHIDKKVSKLDTFYDKIQECKVFLKVENNSDKANKTAEIILAVPGDDIVVKKTTTSFEESLDLCVDTAKKLLIKKKEMA from the coding sequence ATGAAGATTTCAGTACAATCAATTGGTTTAACTCCACACGAACCACTAGAATCACACATCGACAAAAAAGTAAGTAAATTGGATACCTTCTATGACAAAATTCAGGAGTGTAAGGTGTTCTTGAAAGTTGAAAATAATTCGGATAAAGCTAATAAAACTGCCGAGATTATTTTAGCGGTTCCGGGAGACGATATCGTAGTAAAGAAGACCACTACAAGTTTTGAAGAAAGTCTGGACCTTTGCGTTGATACTGCTAAAAAGCTATTAATCAAGAAAAAAGAAATGGCGTAG
- the tuf gene encoding elongation factor Tu produces MAKETFNRNKPHLNIGTIGHVDHGKTTLTAAISSVLANKGLAEKKDFSSIDSAPEEKERGITINTAHIEYETENRHYAHVDCPGHADYVKNMVTGAAQMDGAILVCAATDGPMPQTREHILLCRQVNVPRIVVFMNKVDMVDDAELLELVELELRDLLSTYEYDGDNSPVIQGSALGALNGDEKWVKTVEELMDAVDTWIEQPVRDQDKAFLMPIEDVFSITGRGTVATGRIEAGVINTGDPVDIVGMGDEKLTSTITGVEMFRKILDRGEAGDNVGLLLRGIEKTDIKRGMVIAKKDSVKPHKKFKAEVYILSKEEGGRHTPFHNKYRPQFYVRTTDVTGEIFLPEGVEMVMPGDNLTITVELLQPIALNEGLRFAIREGGRTVGAGQVTEIID; encoded by the coding sequence ATGGCAAAGGAAACGTTTAATCGTAACAAACCACACTTGAACATTGGTACTATTGGTCACGTTGACCATGGTAAAACTACACTTACTGCAGCTATCAGTAGTGTATTAGCTAACAAGGGTCTTGCTGAGAAGAAAGATTTCTCTTCTATTGACTCTGCTCCAGAAGAAAAAGAAAGAGGTATCACTATTAATACAGCTCACATCGAGTACGAAACTGAAAACAGACACTATGCACACGTTGACTGTCCAGGTCACGCCGACTATGTTAAGAACATGGTAACTGGTGCTGCTCAGATGGATGGAGCTATCTTAGTATGTGCTGCAACTGATGGACCAATGCCTCAAACTAGAGAGCACATCCTACTTTGCCGTCAGGTAAACGTACCAAGAATCGTTGTTTTCATGAACAAAGTTGACATGGTGGATGATGCTGAGCTTTTAGAGCTTGTTGAACTTGAACTTAGAGATTTATTATCTACTTACGAATATGACGGAGATAACTCTCCAGTAATCCAGGGATCTGCTCTTGGTGCTCTTAACGGAGACGAGAAGTGGGTTAAGACTGTTGAAGAATTAATGGATGCAGTTGATACTTGGATCGAGCAGCCTGTTAGAGATCAGGATAAAGCATTCTTAATGCCAATCGAAGACGTATTCTCTATTACAGGTAGAGGTACTGTAGCAACTGGTAGAATCGAGGCTGGTGTTATCAACACTGGTGATCCAGTTGATATCGTAGGTATGGGTGATGAAAAATTAACTTCTACTATTACAGGGGTTGAGATGTTCAGAAAAATCCTAGACAGAGGTGAAGCTGGTGATAACGTAGGTCTATTGTTGAGAGGTATTGAAAAAACTGACATCAAGAGAGGTATGGTTATCGCTAAGAAAGATTCAGTTAAGCCACACAAGAAATTCAAAGCTGAGGTTTATATCCTTTCTAAAGAAGAAGGTGGACGTCACACTCCATTCCACAACAAGTACCGTCCTCAGTTCTACGTAAGAACTACTGACGTTACAGGTGAGATCTTCTTACCAGAAGGTGTAGAAATGGTAATGCCTGGTGATAACTTAACAATCACTGTTGAATTACTTCAGCCAATCGCTCTTAACGAGGGTCTTAGATTCGCGATCAGAGAAGGTGGTAGAACAGTAGGTGCAGGTCAGGTAACTGAAATCATCGACTAA